In the genome of Leptospira saintgironsiae, one region contains:
- a CDS encoding SDR family NAD(P)-dependent oxidoreductase: MEPKNILVVGAGSGIGRSLLEKLNTNPGYFPIGISRRGVTLEGNLERGSNYFCDLGDQNQILKFTSSLLQSWKEIHAIYFASGDGLFLKIEDLEWEDLQKHLTLNLSAPILLTSKLLPSMKKGSLLCYISSTAGRQGFPESSPYCASKHGLAGFAKAIREEVKGRGIRVTTVYAGAIDTPIWDGREGFKREDMIPASDAAIFLESLYSLPASFNQDEILFLPPKGVL; encoded by the coding sequence ATGGAACCCAAAAACATCCTGGTAGTCGGGGCCGGATCAGGTATCGGCAGATCTTTATTAGAAAAACTGAATACAAATCCAGGATATTTTCCGATTGGGATCTCCAGACGCGGGGTCACCTTAGAGGGAAATTTAGAAAGAGGGTCAAATTATTTTTGCGATTTGGGAGACCAAAACCAGATCCTTAAATTTACTTCTTCACTTTTGCAATCCTGGAAAGAGATCCATGCAATCTATTTTGCTTCCGGAGATGGATTATTCTTAAAAATAGAAGATCTAGAATGGGAAGATCTTCAAAAACATCTTACTCTAAACTTAAGTGCACCTATTTTGTTAACTTCTAAACTTTTGCCTTCTATGAAAAAGGGATCTCTGCTTTGTTATATTTCTTCTACTGCAGGAAGACAGGGATTTCCGGAATCTTCTCCTTATTGTGCTTCTAAACATGGTCTGGCTGGTTTTGCAAAGGCAATCCGAGAAGAAGTAAAAGGCCGTGGAATAAGAGTTACTACAGTGTATGCTGGAGCGATAGACACTCCGATCTGGGACGGTAGAGAAGGTTTCAAAAGAGAAGATATGATCCCTGCATCCGACGCTGCGATCTTTTTAGAAAGTTTATATTCTCTTCCTGCAAGTTTCAATCAGGATGAAATACTTTTTCTTCCGC